A region from the Benincasa hispida cultivar B227 chromosome 12, ASM972705v1, whole genome shotgun sequence genome encodes:
- the LOC120068301 gene encoding peroxidase 24-like, with protein MRASNHGFPLFSVLLLSTLLALQAVNGALINNFYRKSCPQAERIIKDVTFRLVRSNPGLGAQLLRVQFHDCFVRGCDASILLDTVGTNQSEKEARPNQSLLGFDAIDQIKSEVEKVCSGIVSCADILALAARDAVSFPFKNRPLWPVLTGRRDGTVSRSSEVTGNIPSPFSDFATLKQIFEKKGLTVSDLVILSGGHTIGVAHCGTFSRRLYNFTGKGDADPSLDPKYADFLRTKCPNPADSSITVEMDPRSSRSFDSNYFKILTQKKGLFQSDAALLTDVSSSRIVRQLQNPRAFSLNFANSMLKMAAIEVLTGTNNGEIRKRCRFVN; from the exons ATGAGAGCTTCAAATCATGGCTTCCCCCTCTTCTCTGTACTGCTTCTCAGTACTCTTCTTGCTCTTCAGGCTGTTAATGGAGCTTTGATCAATAATTTCTATAGGAAAAGCTGCCCCCAAGCTGAGAGAATCATTAAAGATGTCACCTTTCGTCTCGTTCGATCAAATCCCGGCCTCGGCGCTCAACTCCTCCGAGTTCAATTCCATGACTGTTTCGTTCGG GGATGTGATGCATCGATTCTATTAGATACCGTTGGAACAAACCAATCAGAAAAAGAAGCAAGACCGAACCAATCACTATTGGGATTTGACGCCATTGATCAAATCAAGTCCGAGGTTGAGAAAGTCTGTAGTGGAATCGTTTCTTGTGCTGATATTCTTGCTCTTGCTGCTCGTGACGCTGTTTCCTTTCCA TTCAAAAACCGGCCACTCTGGCCTGTCTTAACTGGAAGAAGAGATGGAACAGTTTCACGATCATCTGAAGTTACCGGTAATATCCCGTCGCCGTTCTCCGATTTTGCCACTCTTAAGCAAATCTTCGAGAAGAAAGGCCTAACTGTGAGCGATCTGGTGATTTTATCag gtgGACACACAATTGGAGTAGCTCATTGCGGCACTTTCTCAAGAAGGCTCTACAACTTTACAGGCAAAGGAGATGCAGATCCTTCATTAGATCCAAAATATGCAGATTTTCTTAGAACAAAATGTCCAAATCCAGCTGACTCTTCCATTACAGTTGAAATGGATCCAAGGAGTTCTCGTTCCTTTGACagtaactatttcaaaattctcACACAAAAAAAGGGTTTGTTTCAATCCGACGCCGCGCTTCTCACCGACGTTTCTTCGTCTCGGATCGTCAGACAGTTGCAGAATCCAAGGGCTTTCTCTTTAAACTTTGCTAATTCCATGTTGAAGATGGCAGCCATTGAAGTCCTCACTGGAACTAATAATGGTGAAATTAGGAAACGATGCCGttttgttaattaa
- the LOC120067248 gene encoding heavy metal-associated isoprenylated plant protein 19: MHCKACERTVAKAISKFKGVEKFVTDMGKHKVVVMGKFDPQKVMKKLRKKTGKAVEMVVDKGATANDATVVKDLERSDPNNFNLLMMSNCCKESARLLVLFSDENPNACCLM; this comes from the exons ATGCATTGTAAAGCATGTGAAAGAACTGTGGCCAAAGCCATTTCCAAATTCAAAG GGGTGGAGAAGTTTGTGACAGACATGGGAAAGCACAAAGTTGTAGTGATGGGGAAGTTTGATCCCCAGAAAGTTATGAAGAAACTAAGAAAAAAGACGGGAAAAGCCGTTGAGATGGTGGTGGACAAAGGCGCAACGGCGAACGATGCAACCGTTGTCAAGGATTTGGAGCGATCAGACCCGAATAATTTCAATCTGTTGATGATGTCAAATTGTTGCAAGGAGAGTGCTCGGTTGCTAGTTTTGTTCAGTGATGAGAATCCAAATGCTTGTTGCCTTatgtag
- the LOC120067246 gene encoding probable 1-deoxy-D-xylulose-5-phosphate synthase, chloroplastic, with product MALCTLTFPAHVSRVAAKEHDGSSAVSSRFSRGTDLVFRFQKRVNQVKKRPGGICASLSEMGEYPSQRPPTPLLDTINYPIHMKNLSIKELYQLADEVRSDVIFNVSKTGGHLGSSLGVVELTVALHYVFNAPQDRILWDVGHQSYPHKILTGRRDKMSTIRQTNGLSGFTKRSESEFDSFGAGHSSTTISAGLGMAVGRDLKGRKNNVVAVIGDGAMTAGQAYEAMNNAGYLDSDMIVILNDNKQVSLPTATLDGPVPPVGALSSALSRLQSNRPLRELREVAKGVTKQIGGPMHELAAKVDEYARGMISGSGSTLFEELGLYYIGPVDGHNVDDLVSILKEVKSTKTTGPVLIHVVTEKGRGYPYAEKAADKYHGVTKFDPATGKQQKSKAPTQSYTTYFAEALIAEAEKDKDIIAIHAAMGGGTGLNLFQRRFPTRCFDVGIAEQHAVTFAAGLACEGLKPFCAIYSSFMQRAYDQVVHDVDLQKLPVRFAMDRAGLVGADGPTHCGSFDVTFMACLPNMVVMAPSDEAELFHMVATAAAIDDRPSCFRYPRGNGIGVELPPGNKGIPIEVGKGRILLEGERVALLGYGTAVQNCLAAASMVERHGLRITVADGRFCKPLDRALIRSLAKSHEILITVEEGSIGGFGSHVIQFLALDGLLDGTLKWRPLVLPDRYIDHGSPADQLAEAGLTPSHIAATVFNMLGQTREALEIMS from the exons ATGGCGCTCTGTACGCTAACTTTTCCTGCTCATGTTAGCCGAGTTGCTGCAAAAGAGCACGATGGTTCTAGTGCTGTTTCTTCTCGGTTTTCAAGGGGAACGGATCTGGTCTTCCGATTTCAGAAAAGGGTCAATCAG GTCAAGAAAAGGCCAGGTGGGATCTGTGCATCACTTTCAGAGATGGGGGAGTATCCTTCACAAAGGCCACCAACTCCTCTTTTGGACACAATAAACTATCCAATTCATATGAAAAATCTATCCATCAAG GAGCTTTATCAACTAGCTGATGAAGTGAGATCGGATGTCATCTTCAACGTTTCTAAAACTGGTGGTCATTTGGGTTCCAGCCTTGGCGTGGTGGAGCTCACGGTGGCTCTTCACTATGTCTTCAATGCCCCACAGGACAGAATTCTGTGGGATGTTGGCCATCAG TCTTATCCACACAAAATTCTAACTGGAAGGAGGGATAAGATGTCTACTATTAGACAGACAAACGGGTTGTCGGGATTTACGAAACGCTCAGAGAGTGAGTTTGATAGCTTTGGCGCAGGGCACAGCTCTACCACCATCTCAGCAGGCTTAG GAATGGCTGTGGGAAGGGATCTTAAGGGAAGAAAGAATAATGTGGTTGCAGTTATAGGTGATGGTGCCATGACTGCTGGGCAAGCTTATGAAGCCATGAACAATGCCGGGTACCTTGACTCGGACATGATTGTTATTCTTAATGACAACAAACAAGTCTCTTTACCAACTGCAACTCTCGACGGGCCCGTACCACCTGTGGGAGCTTTGAGTAGTGCTCTCAGCAGGCTGCAGTCAAACAGGCCTCTCAGAGAATTGAGAGAGGTAGCCAAG GGCGTCACAAAACAAATTGGCGGTCCTATGCATGAGTTGGCTGCAAAAGTTGATGAATATGCTCGTGGGATGATTAGTGGCTCTGGATCAACGTTATTTGAGGAGCTCGGGCTCTATTATATCGGCCCTGTTGATGGTCATAACGTGGATGATCTTGTCTCTATTCTTAAGGAAGTTAAGAGTACAAAAACCACTGGTCCAGTCCTTATCCATGTTGTCACTGAGAAAGGAAGAGGTTATCCATATGCTGAAAAAGCTGCTGACAAATACCATG GAGTCACAAAGTTTGATCCTGCTACTGGGAAACAACAGAAATCCAAGGCTCCAACACAGTCTTATACGACCTACTTCGCAGAGGCATTGATTGCAGAAGCTGAAAAGGACAAAGATATTATTGCAATCCATGCTGCAATGGGAGGAGGCACAGGCTTAAATCTCTTTCAAAGACGTTTTCCGACAAGATGCTTTGATGTCGGCATAGCTGAACAGCATGCTGTTACATTTGCTGCTGGTCTGGCTTGTGAAGGCCTTAAACCATTTTGTGCGATCTATTCATCGTTCATGCAAAGGGCGTATGACCAG GTAGTTCATGATGTGGATTTGCAGAAGTTGCCCGTGAGATTTGCAATGGATAGAGCAGGCTTAGTTGGAGCAGATGGGCCGACTCATTGTGGTTCTTTTGATGTTACGTTTATGGCATGCCTGCCTAACATGGTGGTCATGGCTCCGTCTGATGAGGCCGAACTCTTTCACATGGTTGCTACAGCTGCAGCCATAGATGACCGACCCAGTTGTTTCCGGTATCCACGAGGTAACGGTATCGGTGTAGAGCTGCCACCAGGGAATAAAGGCATTCCTATTGAG GTTGGGAAAGGGAGGATTCTACTTGAAGGGGAAAGAGTTGCCCTGTTGGGCTATGGAACGGCAGTTCAAAACTGTTTGGCTGCTGCATCTATGGTCGAACGCCATGGCTTACGAATAACAGTTGCAGATGGACGTTTCTGCAAGCCACTCGACCGAGCCCTCATCCGCAGTCTAGCTAAATCACACGAAATTTTAATCACAGTGGAAGAAGGATCGATTGGGGGATTTGGGTCTCATGTCATCCAGTTTCTGGCTCTTGATGGCCTTCTTGACGGCACCTTGAAG TGGAGACCGCTAGTTCTTCCCGACCGATACATTGACCACGGATCGCCAGCAGACCAACTGGCCGAAGCAGGTCTTACTCCATCTCATATTGCTGCTACAGTATTCAATATGCTAGGACAAACCAGGGAAGCTCTGGAGATCATGTCGTAG